The genomic DNA GCAGCTGCATTGCATTATCAGGTCTATATTGGTCAAAACAGTGAAAAACAAGATATATTAAACTTGTGGATTATCTAGTTATTAATATCTCTGTCCCATTGCACtgagcaattaaaaataataatcatgtgTATAAATAGACTatactatttctttttcattaatacTAACTCCACTCTGTGGGTACCAATGGAATAAAAATAGAGCTTTGTGTTTTTGCAACTATATCATATGTTCGTTTTGTTTGTTCAGTTTTGATTTATTTTAGCAGATATGGTCAATATTTTTCAAAGCTCTTCATTTCATTCATGTAAAACAAATTAACATTGGGTTGAACTTTGTTTTCAAAAGCTTTCTATATAACCATGTGTAACTTTACCACCAAATtgtttaagactttttaaaagatatgtatatatagaaaaaaatatgagcAAGAGTAACTACTAATCCCTTTAATGATAAAATCTTTGAGTATCTATATGGAATATGTCATCAGCTTTTTCTTAAATCAGTGGCTAAAGTTCAGGTATTTAATCCTGTAAATCTtcattttttaggaaaaaagatacattttgaTGTATAGTTAATAAATGAATATCACTAAAAATACTAGCCCTTTTACTACTGTAATACTCATATGAAGTATCAAAAGTAGTCaaaatcatagaaacagaaaatagaatggtggttacctaGAGCtttaggagaggaaaaaaagaagctacTGTTTAACGGTTATAGAGTTTCAGATTCAGACGACAAAATGTTATGGAAATCTATTTCACAACAATGGAAATATACTTAGTACCACTAAACTATATTCTTAAAAGTGGTTAACATGGTAGATTTCCTTATATGTTTTCTATCAAAATAATagatttagaaatgaaataaatattaaaagacatcTATGAAAAGTTAAATGTGTTATGTACTgtacaaggagctcaaaccaagataagacttttaaaatcagGAGGATCACTGTTAGCTGGTAGAgtgtgggaaagactgaggaaatTTAATGTATGAAGTGAAATTTAATttaatagtgtgtgtatgttaatccccaaactcctaatttatctctcccccaacttttttccctttggtaacctttttctttttttttttgtatctgagTCTGctactgttttttaaagaaattaatttgtattctttttttttctattccacaTACATGTGGTATCTTCTGATAATCTTAAATGGTCTTCCTGCTTCCACTTTTGCCTGCTAAATCCATTCCTACTCCACATGGCATGTAGATGTaacttttttaaatcacaaatcaTATCTTTACATTTCTCTACTTTGAAAACATCCAAGGGTAATTCCTTGGACTTCAAACAAAAACTTTGTCTTATCTCACCACTTGAGAATTTGCCTGAAACATGCTTTGTCCATATCAGCACATGGCTATTTCATTCTCAATATTTAGATCTCAGTTTAATATAACCTTCAGAAATATCACCCTTTCTATAGTATTCAGCCACTCTCCATCCATTATTCCATGatccttttctgtttgttttatagaCCTTAGATACAGCCATCTGGAATTGTCTgaactgtttattcatttattgtctATCACTCTCCCCACTGGAAGATCCGTGAAACAAGAAACCTGACTATTCTTGTTTACTCCCTTGTTTACTACTGTAGCCTATAATAATATCTGGTATATATCAGGTGCTCATAACTCATCTTTGAGAGAAAACCACTTTGGACAACAAAGAGGGAAGATTGGTGACCTGATGTTGATGGGCACATACAGCAAATAATAGGAGTTATGCATATTCTGGACACTTCACTAACCTTACATACAAACcctttttactgatgaggaaactgaagcttggagATGTGAAGGGGCTTGTCCTGTATTATAGATAGAAAGTAGCAAAGCAAGGATTTTCGCCTAAATAGGTCTAAATATGAAAGTCATAATGCCATATTGTGAGCTCCTGAAATTAGACAGCAGATGACAGACATGTTGATCTGAGATAAAGAAGTATCCATGAATGGTTTAATTATGTCCCTTCCTTCAACCTATTAGGTCAGAATCACTTATCACAGAAAATAGTTATCCTGAACATTAGGAAGATCAGAGTACAGAGATATGGGACCATTTCTATAGTTTAGAGATGAGAGAAGAGACAACTCTGGATCCCAAAGGCATGAAAGTATAGGGAATGGTACATTGAATTGAACAGGGAACCTGTGATAGGACTGGCTATGGGACTATGGGTGTTCTGAGGAGGTAAAACTGACTTTATCAAGGTCCTAGTCCCAATCcccagggattaaaaaaaagcttCAGTTGGAGAATTTGAGGGCAGCCTCCAGGTACAATAGATCACACCTATTGGAATTTTCTGGGAGAAAATGGGAGGAAGGATGCAGTAACTTGAATCTAGGAGAAATTTAGTTGCACCCTGGGGATAAGGACATTAATGCACAATCTCTTCAAGAGGAGTAAAAGTAACAGGGATTAGCCAGGATAAacccacaagctggaatctagttACCTAGGTCTACCTTAGGGATTATAGGAACAAAAACATCCCTGAAAGTTTTCAGGTACGGGAGAAGTGGTGGGTGGCATGACACACATGAGTCCCTAGGTTCTTTACAGAGATTTGGGCTAATTATGTCCAAGGTGTGAAGAAAAAGCCGCAAGCTGGTGTGGGGAGTGGGAGTGTCTGATACTTGATCCACCGGCCAACAGGACATTTGTAAAGAATGAGAAATGgcaaggagaaggagaaagggcaaatatagggaagagagagaaaaagagtgagCCCAAATGACTTGATTTGGGCCAGAGGAGAGAGGGGATCTAGTCAAGCTCACTGCTGTATTTCAGAGAGATCTGACTTTATGTGTAGCAGAGTGAGTGTGGTTGGGGATGAGCATCAAACCATAACAAGGATAAAAGGTCATTCAACAGCCCTCTTTGAATGAATTATTTGAATTGATTCAGCCCTTAGCCTAAAGTTACAAAGCAAAGTGAGTAAGTGATCTTTGgagagatggaacctgcaccctTAGAGCCACTAGCACCCAGTTGTACTCCACTGAGCTCATGGCAATTAGTCAAAACAAAGACAAGCAACAAATCCAGGTGTCCCTATGGTCTAAACCTGGGATACTCTCTGGGGCTCATTATGTGCTCTTTGAAAAAAAGGTTTGGGAGAGGTTGTAAACTGCCAATGAGCAGAAAGGCCAGGACAAAACAGGGCATCAGAACCTAGTGGGCCTATGAGCTCAGGGTTAGTGTGGGGTGGAAAGAGACTTGTTTTACAGGCTGTGAGAGCAGGAATTTATGCTGGGGATGGAAGGATTCTTCCATTCCAGCTACAGTTCAAAAGTTATTGTGATGCTTCCTCTGGGCAGAACCACAGACCCTTAACTAACTACAGCATTCTCAGGATCCCCATGGGGCTCTGGCAACAAGAGACTGGACACCTGTGCTCTACTTTCATGTAGCGCACACCCCACCCACTCCCTCAGAAGCTGTACAACAAGGGTAGCATAACGAATACATCTGAGGAAGTACAACGTGTGTGAGAGTCACTGGAAGAACCAAGTGAGTGAACTGCACAAAGGGAGAAGCAGGTGTGAAAAAGGACCATAAGATTCGAGGTAAGAGTGATAAAGTAAATGGGGAGAGGGTAGTAATTGGGGAGATGAAACAAGAATGAGGAAAGCGGAAGGAGAAATAGGTGTGAAAGTTACTGTTTCTGAGCCTGAGAGGGCAGAAAGAAGatagggtaaagaatctggccaCTTGCAGAAAGTTACTTCCGTGTTTGAAGCATGGAAATGTAGATGTGGGTTGGAGAATTGGGATGGAGCAGTAGAAAGTTTAGAAAagcataattccatttataagGAGCTATGGGCTCAGAATCTGGACAATGAGAGCAATTTTTATATAAGCAGACTTTAAAACAGCTCATggaattcaacaaatatatttcaTGTACAATGGAAAGATACCATTATTatagaagtgaaaaatataaaagataatatgTCTTTATACAGCTCATAGAGTAGCAGGAAGGCATGGAAAGTGTTATAATAGTGCACTAGTTTATGCTAGAGGGATTCATAGAGTTAAGAGAATAATAAGCGATTTGTTTGCAGGGAGTAATATATTAACATTAGCAGGTCTATGGGAACCAATAGCAGATGAGTTCTTGTAAGAATAAATTGTTTCCTGAGATGGATAATGGAGTGAAGATAGAAATAACTGTCCATGCAAAGACATGGATTCTGAACCAGCATGCAGTATTCAGGATTGGGTTAAAGTCTTGGAGACTAGGCATAAAGGACTCTAACAGTTGCCACCATAATTTAGAGAAAGGAAGTCACTTGAAGCAGACTTTGAAGATCAAATATATATACTGAGAGATGTCTTAAAATTAATATAGTATAATTCTTAAAATGTATAAcctacaaggacctactatatagcacagggaactctgctcaatattatgtggcaggctggatagtaggggagtttggaggagaatggatacatgtacaggCATGGCTCAGTCtctttgctatccacctgaaactatcacaacattgttaatcagctatactccaatagaaactAAAAAGttattggaaaaattaatatagTACAGTtctaaggttcagttcagttcagttcagttcagttcatttactcagtcatgtccgattctttgcgaccccatgaatcacagcacgccaggcctccctgtccatcaccaactcctggagttcactgagactcacgtccattgagttggtgatgccatccagccatctcatcctctgtcgtccccttctcctcctgccccccaattcctctcagcatcagggtcttttccaatgagtcagctctttgcatgaggtggccaaagtactggagtttcagctttaacatcggttcttccagtgaacacccaggactgatctcctttaaaatggtctggttagatctccttacagttcaagggactctcgagtcttctccaacaccacagttcaaaacatcaattcttcggcactcagctttcttcacagtccaactctcacatccatacatgaccactagaaaaaccatagccttgactagatggacctttgttgacaaagtaatgtctctgcttttgaatatactatctaggttggtcataactttccttccaatgagtaagcgtcttttaatttcatggctgcaatcaccatctgcagtgcctttggagcccccaaaagtagtctgacactgtttccactgtttccccatctatttcccttacTGGTGGGAAGCTTGGGGAATCTTGAAAATTCAGTAGCAGTATCTGCTATTCCCTGTATGTGGGCTGGCTTTCTGCCTACCTTACACTCCTGATAAGATTAGCAGGGGTCCTTTTCCCCAGATTCTTCAGAGCAAAGCTAAATTCCATGGGTGTCCTCACAAAGACAGAGTGTGAGAGAGAATCTGAATATACGGAGTAGCAGAACTGATCCCTGCCTTGTATTTCAACTAGCCACAGATTTGAGATCAAAAATAGAGAGCTTATTATCAAAAGTTAGACTCTATAATTTACCAAATCATTTTTGTTCCCTCGTTGTTTTATTTCTCAATCCCACATGTGAtgccctttttaaaatgtttcttacaTGCCTAGGTCTCTTGCGTATTCAAATTTCATAACGTATCTGATTTGATCTCTTACTTTGTCATATGGATATACCACCTGCCTCCAGCAGATTCATTAGTTCTTGGCTCTGTAAATATCTCTTTCAGTACAGTCAAGGTTAATATGGAGACAAACAGAGGTCTCTCAGGAAATGGAGGAGCAATCATCACCTTGGAGAAAAGTCCAATCCCTTAGCCATTTCTTCCTACTGTGACTTATCCCCTATGACCTAACTTAGCAATTTCTCAAATTGGCCACTTCTAATTCGGTAGCATTCATGTGCAACTGAAGACCCTGTCTGATGCGTAAATTTTTCGATGCTGGCCTGGTAAGTAGCACGGAGAATTTTAATGAGAGCCCTATAGCCAGTCTTGGTCTGGATGCAACTGTAAATTGAGAGGATTTGTTCATCATACTTTGCCATCTCTGTATGGCTGCTCCACTCTCCCCATTGCACCAGCCTCAAATCTTCCCTATAACCAAATATCTCATGTTCTATCTCTTTAGTAGCCTGAgccacttttattttaaatggcagGGAAATAAGCCAGTAATGAGTGAAACTTGTCCTCTCCCAAAAAACATCATTAAGTATTTATACACGTCTTTTGTTGATAATGTCCCCACTTTCAGTTTTGAACCACAGAAATAAATCTATAGAAAGCAAGATTTCAGTATGAGAAAAATAGAGCTTATACTTGTCTTTGTAGTAATCTATCAGATATTTGAAGTAAAATATGGATGAAAAATGCCCTaagtaaaatattgataaaaatgaGTGATGTGAGATGTGACTATTAGATACACGTTTATGATCGCCTGCCTTTCTGATGGGTGCAGATGTATGTTTGTGTGCTGCATACTGAGGGAAGTTTCTGAACATCTGAGGAATATGTGTATGTGAAGAGGTAGACTGCATTGTCTGCAGGTGTGTTTATGGAAAATGATTGAGTCTTTGTATTTGCTTGGCTCTGATGGTGTAAAGCAGCAAAAGATTGGTTAAGGGCACTTGCCATTCACAATCTGTGCAGATGAGTGTATGTATGATAAGAATATACTAATACATGAATGTACGGGTGCTTTTGTTCCACATGTATTTTCATGTGAATAGGTGTATACGTATCAGTACATAGTCAGAAGTGCTTCCATCTAGGGAATGAGCATTTTGTATCTCTCCATGGTTGAGTGTTTGCATGAGTATGCATTATATTTTGTTTACCAGTTGATATAATGCCGCTtttctaattttgcttttgtCACATGCACTTTTAGTGTCATACTCAAGAAATTATCACCAATTCCTATGTCatgatggagaagacaatggcaccccactccagtactcttgcctggaaaattccatggacagaggagcctggaaggctgcagtccacggggttgctgagggtcggacacgactgagtgacttcactttcaattttcactttcatgcattggaaaaggaaatggcaatccactccagtgttcttgcctggagaatcccagggacgggggagcttggtaggctgccgtctatggggtcgcacagagtcggacacgactgaagcgacttagcagcagtagcagcctaTGTCATGAAGCTTTTCCCTTATATATTCATCTAGCAGTGCcaggtcttatgtttaaatcGTTAAAccttttgagttgatttttgtttgCAGTATAATAACCAAGTacaatttaatattttgtatGTGAATACATTTGTTAATATCTGATTTGGATTATTTGAATTTATAACACTTATGACATCCAAGTAGAGACTTGGGTGAGCTAAATATAGAATTATCTGGGGATATATTTATGATTCATCAACTTATAAAGTTTAGTTGAAGTCAGGAGGAATGTcactgaggaaaaaggaaatagccaaataaagattctcaaaaataccAGTGTATAAATTGGATGGGAAAGGGCATGGagaactaaaaatataaattctgagaggtggaattaaaaagaaaaagagaaagtgtttCATAAGAGCCAAAGCTCATTGAGATATACATCAGTTTAGGAAATGTAAGTGCCCCTAGATTTGGTAATAAAGGAGTAATGGATGATGAATGAGAGCAGTTAAAGTGAATTGAAATGTGTGTTGAGGAAGCACAGAGGTCAGATTGCCTGGGACTGGGAGGAGTAGAAGAcatgtttagggacttccctggtggtccggtggctaacaCTCCATACTCACAATGGTCAgggtactagatcccacatgctgcaacttagtttgtatgctgcaactaagatcctgcatagccaaatacatttaaaaaagaaaaaaagaaaatgtgctcATAGGAGTATAGACACCCTTATGGGTGTTTTCCGTTAAAGGAGGGAGCAAATTAGGAAAAAAGCTACAGTGAAAAACAGGGTTgaggaaaatgggaaaataatttaaagagagAATCAGAGCTCTGTGGACAGCTATAGAAAATGCTCCAAGGCAAGGGATGACTATGGCATAGCTACTAGAatgagtatgtgtatgtgtgcctggggcaggagagggagggggcaggcagTTTTAGAAAGCCTTATGCAAATGTGTCATAAGGTTAAATAAGTCTTTCTAATCCGTTTTCAGTTTCCTGAGTTCCCAGTGGGATCCTGAAGTATGTCAACATTCCTCACCCACTCAGCTCCCAATGCCAGCACTTCGATGTCCCCCACCTTCCTGTTGGTGGGCCTGCCAGGCCTATCGGCTGTACCCTCCTGGTGGGCAGTACCCCTCATCACTGTCTACCTTCTGTCTGCCCTGGGCAATGGTGCTATCCTCTGGATCATTGCCCTGGAGCCCACACTGCACCGCCCaatgtacttcttcctcttcctgctcAGCATGTCTGATGTTGCCTTGTCCACAGCCCTGATGCCCACCCTGCTGGGTCTTGCCTTTGCAAATACTCATGCTGTCTCCACCTCAGCCTGCCTTATCCAGATGTTCTTTGTCCATGTCTTTTCTGTCATGGAGTCCTCTGTCTTACTTGCCATGGCCTTGGATCGGGCACTGGCCATTTGCCGCCCTCTCCACTACCCAACACTCCTCACCAATGGTGTCATCAGCAAGATCTGTGTGGCCATTGCTTTCCGATGCCTGGGTCTCCACCTGCCCCTGCCATTCCTCCTGGCCCACATGCCTTACTGCCATCCACAGGTCCTGACCCATTCTTATTGCTTGCACCCGGATATGGCCCGTTTGGCCTGCCCCGGAGGTAGGGGAGCAGTGTACAGCCTCTTTGTGGTCCTGTCTGCCATGGGCTTGGACCCTCTGCTTATTTTCTTCTCCTATGGCCTAATTGGCAGGGTGTTGCAAGGTTTGGGATCCAGTGAGGATCGCTGGAAGGCTGGCCAAACCTGTGCTGCCCACCTCTCTGCTGTGCTTCTCTTCTATGTGCCAATGGTCCTCCTGGCTCTCATTGATCGTCTCAGGATGCCAGTCCCTCAGCCTGCCCATACTCTTCTCTCCTATGTCCACTTCCTGCTTCCCCCATTGATAAACCCTATTCTCTATAGTGTCAAGATGAAGGAGATTAGAGAGAGAATCCATAAGAGATTGCAGCCCAGGAAGGTGGGTTGTGCTTATTGAGAAGGATGTTTCCTCCATATTTGGTGGTTACCTGACACAAAGGTTTCCATGACTGAGAACTCAGTTCATCATCATAAAATGTCATTCAGGTACACAAAAGTGCATGTACACAGATGTATATTTCTGTCCCTTGAAGTGTTCATGTACATACTGATGAAAGTTTATGAGCCCTAGAGAAGGGGAGTGGTCTATTGTGAGCCCCTATTAACATCACATCCATGGCCCAGAAACAATCAGAATCTAAGTCTTGTCACAACCATTCAGGTGTGTTAGGAGGGTGCATTTTCTGCATGTCCACCAGAATTCCCTGTTACCATTATTGTCaaattttcatcaattttattaGTGATGAATTTTACTTTACATCAGATTTTCCTAATAGAAACAGTGTCTTTCACATATCTGTAGGctattttgtttcttcctctatGAATAGTCTCTTCAAAAAGCCTTCATCCATTTTTCTACTGGAttgtttacagttttaaaaacaaatgtgcaAGAAATCCTTTATATAAAATCCTTTTTATACCTTTGCCAatatagtatttgcctttttcactATTTAAGCAACCAAATCTCAAGTAAATGCAGTTTTACATAATCAAATccatttttatatatctttttaatttttgtttttcatgtgtTGCTTTTAAAACAAGTGTCTTTAACCTGTTCTGTACATATTCTCTTAAGCCTTTTTAAAAGAACTGTTATAATGACTTTTCTAAGTCCGATGTTATGTTGACAAGGTAATTGTGTACTCGCGGTAGCATCATCTATTAAACACATTCTCTTTTTCTCACTGAAATAAAAAACTATGTATGTCATATTTTtggattcctggtggctcagatggtaaagaatctacctgtagtgcaggagacatggttctatccctggattgggaatattccctggtaaagggaatggcaacccactccaggattcttgcctggagaatcccatgaatagaggagcttagcacactacagtccatggggtcgcaaagactcagacatgactgactaagcgGCATATATGTCATATTTTAGGTGTGTGTATGGATATGGACTTTGCTTTAGAAATCTTCTTATGGAATATGATATATATGTGAAATAGCTGGCttgaacctcaacattcaaaagatgaagatcttggcatctggtcccttcacttcatggcaaatagatggggaaacaatggaaacagtgagagactttctgtccttgggctccaaaatcactgcagatggtgactgcagccatgaaattaaaagacacttgtttcttggaagaaaagctatgataaatctagacagcatattaaaaatcagagacaccacTTTGTCGACAAGGgtctatataatcaaagctattgtttttccagtagtcatatacagatgtgagagttggaccataaagaaggctgagtcataaggcagttctatttgcaattttttaaggaatctccacactgttctccatagtggctgtactagtttgcattcccaccaacagtgtaggagggttcccttttctccacaccctctccagcatttattgcttgcagacttttggatcgcagacattctgactgctgtgaagtggtacctcattgtggctttgattttcatttttctaataatgagtgatattgagcatcttttcatgtgtttgttcgccatccatatgtcttctttggagaaatgtctgtttagttctttggccccttttttgattgggtcgtttatttttctggaattgagctgcatcagttgcttgtatatttttgagattagttgtttgtcagttgcttcatttgctattattttctcccattcagaaggctgtcttttcaccttgcttatacacagtaaaataaagtaagaataaaaatttaataaaaaaaaaaaaaaagaaggctgagcactgaaaaatggatgctttcaaaccgtggtgctagagaagactcttgagagtcccttggacagcaaaggaggtcaaaccagtcaattctaaaggaaatcaaccctgaatattcattgaaaggactgatgctgaagctccagtactttggccacctgatgcaaagagctgactctttgaaaatgacactgatgctgagaaggggatgacagaagatgagatggttggatggcaacatcaactcaatggacatgagtttgagcaaactccaggagtcggtgatggacagggaggcctggtgtgctgcagtccatggggtcacagagtcagaaaaaactgagctgaacaacaatatatgtgtcatatatattcacatatcaCTGACCGACTAGACCAGCCTCATAGTGTGATTTGGTTAATATGTGCTATAAAGTGATCCTCtttcaaaagcaattaaaaaCTCTGAAATTCTAACAAGAATTACATTCTTAGTAgattaaatataaccaaatcaGCATTCATGATAAGTTTCCACATCCAACAATTTATGTACTTCATTTATTAAGAACTTTTTTACACTTTTCAAtacaattattcattttatttaaatctatttctatgtagtttttaaaatgtatgactGTGTTGCTatcataaataaaacattaccccatttctgtgtgtgtgtgtgtgtgtgtgtgtgtgtgtgtgtgtgtgtgctcagtcatgctcaaGGACTgttccccaccaggctcctctctccatgggtttccccaggcaagaatactagagtgggttgccattttcttctccaggggatcttccccacccaggaatcaaacccatgtctctcaagcctcctccattgacaggcaggttctttatcactagcaccacctaggaagcccttaacATGTAACCACCTTGGGTAATAAGGAGAAAAACTTTCTGTGGCCtgcctggggattgaacctaggaCCTTGGTGTTATTAGCACCAAATTCTAATCAACTGAGATAACCAGCCATTTCTATCTCCACATATATATTGCTAGAttgagaaaaaacatt from Budorcas taxicolor isolate Tak-1 chromosome 15, Takin1.1, whole genome shotgun sequence includes the following:
- the LOC128060917 gene encoding olfactory receptor 51S1, producing the protein MSTFLTHSAPNASTSMSPTFLLVGLPGLSAVPSWWAVPLITVYLLSALGNGAILWIIALEPTLHRPMYFFLFLLSMSDVALSTALMPTLLGLAFANTHAVSTSACLIQMFFVHVFSVMESSVLLAMALDRALAICRPLHYPTLLTNGVISKICVAIAFRCLGLHLPLPFLLAHMPYCHPQVLTHSYCLHPDMARLACPGGRGAVYSLFVVLSAMGLDPLLIFFSYGLIGRVLQGLGSSEDRWKAGQTCAAHLSAVLLFYVPMVLLALIDRLRMPVPQPAHTLLSYVHFLLPPLINPILYSVKMKEIRERIHKRLQPRKVGCAY